The following are from one region of the bacterium genome:
- a CDS encoding ferritin family protein produces the protein MSDVTKCIEILGDAIAFEEEGIRFFTEHAESAGSGVERKIFQSLAKDEQGHRAYLIGLRDELIRTHNLSPLSAGADHPHDRSPRQIFETALEGVKDPYRYVEEDLEILKGAMEVERKGYTMYAKAAATMESAEAKRLFEHLAGEEQSHYDLLKNTYEYIRDPQGWHEYEEGGMLDGG, from the coding sequence ATGAGCGACGTGACCAAGTGCATCGAGATCCTCGGCGACGCCATCGCCTTCGAGGAGGAAGGCATCCGCTTCTTCACCGAGCACGCCGAATCGGCCGGCTCGGGGGTCGAGCGCAAGATCTTCCAGTCCCTCGCCAAGGACGAGCAGGGCCACCGCGCCTACCTGATCGGTCTGCGCGACGAACTGATCCGCACGCACAACCTGTCGCCGCTCAGCGCCGGCGCCGACCACCCGCACGACCGGTCGCCCCGGCAGATCTTCGAGACGGCCCTCGAGGGCGTCAAGGATCCCTACCGGTACGTGGAGGAGGACCTCGAGATCCTCAAGGGAGCCATGGAGGTCGAGCGCAAGGGCTACACGATGTACGCCAAGGCCGCCGCGACCATGGAGAGCGCCGAGGCCAAGCGCCTGTTCGAGCACCTGGCCGGCGAGGAGCAGTCCCACTACGACCTGCTGAAGAACACCTACGAATACATCCGCGACCCGCAGGGTTGGCACGAGTACGAGGAAGGCGGCATGCTCGACGGCGGCTAG